The Mustela erminea isolate mMusErm1 chromosome 6, mMusErm1.Pri, whole genome shotgun sequence genome includes a region encoding these proteins:
- the B4GALNT1 gene encoding beta-1,4 N-acetylgalactosaminyltransferase 1 → MRLGRRALCVLVLLLACASLGLLYASTRDAPGLGAPLALWAPLQGPPRPELPDLTPEPRYAHIPVRIKEQVVGLLSGNNCSCESSGRSFYLPFQRQVRAIDLTKAFDPEELRAASASREQEFQAFLSRSHSAADRLLIAPANSPLQYPLQGVEVQPLRSILVPGLSLQAASGQELYQVNLTASLGTWDVAGEVTGVTLTGEGQPDLTLTSPGLDQLNRQLQLVTYSSRSYQANTADTVRFSTEGHEAAFTIRIRHPPNPRLYPSGSLPQGAQYNISALVTIATKTFLRYNRLRALIASIRRFYPTVTVVIADDSDKPESISGPHIEHYLMPFGKGWFAGRNLAVSQVTTKYVLWVDDDFVFTARTRLERLVDVLERTPLDLVGGAVREISGFATTYRQLLSVEPGAPGRGNCLRQRRGFHHELVGFPGCVVTDGVVNFFLARTDKVREVGFDPRLSRVAHLEFFLDGLGSLRVGSCSDVVVDHASKLKLPWTSRDVGTETYARYRYPGSLDESQVAKHRLLFFKHRLQCMTSE, encoded by the exons ATGCGGCTGGGCCGCCGGGCCCTCTGTGTGCTGGTCCTGCTGCTCGCCTGCGCCTCGCTGGGGCTCCTGTACGCGAGCACCCGGGACGCGCCGGGCCTCGGGGCACCTCTTGCGCTGTGGGCGCCCCTGCAGGGCCCCCCCAGACCAGAACTGCCAGACCTGACGCCCGAGCCCCGCTATGCACACATCCCAGTCAGGATCAAGGAGCAAGTGGTGGG GCTGCTCTCTGGGAACAATTGTAGTTGTGAGTCCAGTGGAAGGAGCTTTTACCTCCCCTTCCAGAGGCAGGTCCGAGCCATCGACCTCACCAAAGCCTTTGACCCGGAGGAGCTGAgggctgcctctgcctccagggaGCAGGAGTTCCAGGCCTTCCTTTCAAG GAGCCATTCCGCTGCTGACCGGCTGCTCATAGCCCCTGCCAACTCCCCTCTTCAGTACCCACTGCAGGGTGTGGAAGTCCAGCCCCTCCGGAGCATCTTGGTACCAG GGCTGAGCCTGCAGGCAGCTTCTGGTCAGGAGCTTTACCAG GTGAACCTGACAGCCTCCTTGGGCACCTGGGATGTGGCAGGGGAAGTGACTGGAGTGACTCTCACGGGAGAGGGGCAGCCAGATCTCACCCTCACCAGCCCTGGGCTAGACCAACTCAACCGGCAGCTTCAACTGGTCACTTACAGCAGCCGAAGCTACCAGGCAAACACAGCAGACACAG TCCGGTTCTCCACAGAGGGACATGAGGCTGCCTTTACCATCCGCATAAGACACCCCCCCAACCCTCGGCTGTACCCATCTGGGTCTCTACCCCAGGGAG cccagtACAACATCAGTGCCCTGGTCACCATTGCTACTAAGACCTTCCTGCGTTACAATCGGCTACGGGCACTCATTGCCAGCATCCGTCGCTTCTACCCAACGGTCACCGTGGTCATCGCCGACGACAGCGACAAGCCAGAGAGCATTAGCGGTCCCCACATCGAGCACTATCTCATGCCTTTTGGCAAG GGCTGGTTCGCAGGCCGGAACCTGGCCGTATCCCAGGTAACCACCAAGTACGTCCTGTGGGTGGACGACGACTTCGTGTTCACGGCGCGGACGCGGCTGGAGAGGCTTGTGGACGTGCTGGAGCGGACGCCGCTGGACCTG GTCGGCGGCGCGGTGCGCGAGATCTCCGGCTTTGCCACCACCTACAGGCagctgctgagcgtggagcctggcGCGCCAGGCCGCGGGAACTGCCTCCGGCAAAGGCGCGGCTTCCACCACGAGCTCGTCGGCTTTCCAGGCTGCGTGGTGACCGACGGCGTGGTCAACTTCTTCCTGGCGCGCACTGACAAGGTGCGCGAGGTCGGTTTCGACCCGCGCCTCAGCCGCGTGGCGCATCTGG AATTCTTCCTGGATGGGCTTGGTTCCCTTCGAGTGGGCTCCTGCTCAGACGTCGTTGTGGATCACGCATCTAAGTTGAAGCTGCCTTGGACATCAAGGGATGTGGGGACAGAGACTTATGCCCGCTACCGCTACCCAGGATCACTGGATGAAAGTCAGGTGGCCAAACACCGCCTACTCTTCTTCAAACACCGGCTGCAGTGCATGACCTCTGAATGA